A single Stutzerimonas stutzeri DNA region contains:
- the clpP gene encoding ATP-dependent Clp endopeptidase proteolytic subunit ClpP has product MSGNSFMQAPDIQAAGGLVPMVIEQSARGERAYDIYSRLLKERVIFMVGQVEDYMANLIVAQMLFLEAENPEKDIHLYINSPGGSVTAGMSIYDTMQFIKPDVSTICIGQACSMGALLLTGGAAGKRYCLPHSRMMIHQPLGGFQGQASDIEIHAREILTIRERLNKVMAAHTGQPMEVIARDTDRDNFMSGEEAVKYGLIDQVLAQRQMAV; this is encoded by the coding sequence ATGTCCGGCAATTCGTTTATGCAAGCACCAGACATCCAGGCGGCTGGCGGCCTGGTGCCGATGGTCATCGAGCAGTCCGCTCGTGGCGAGCGCGCGTATGACATCTATTCCCGTCTCCTGAAGGAGCGGGTGATCTTCATGGTCGGTCAGGTTGAGGATTACATGGCCAACCTGATCGTTGCGCAGATGCTGTTCCTCGAGGCGGAAAACCCCGAGAAGGACATTCACCTGTACATCAATTCCCCGGGCGGTTCGGTTACGGCTGGCATGTCGATCTACGACACCATGCAGTTCATCAAGCCGGATGTGTCCACGATCTGCATCGGGCAGGCTTGCAGCATGGGCGCCCTGTTGCTGACCGGCGGCGCGGCTGGCAAGCGTTATTGCCTGCCCCACTCGCGGATGATGATTCACCAGCCGCTGGGCGGTTTCCAGGGGCAGGCTTCGGACATCGAGATTCATGCGCGCGAAATCCTCACGATTCGTGAGCGCCTGAACAAAGTGATGGCGGCGCATACTGGCCAGCCGATGGAAGTCATCGCTCGCGACACCGACCGTGACAATTTCATGAGTGGCGAAGAGGCCGTCAAGTACGGACTGATCGACCAGGTTCTGGCTCAGCGGCAAATGGCAGTCTGA